The Zingiber officinale cultivar Zhangliang chromosome 10A, Zo_v1.1, whole genome shotgun sequence genome contains a region encoding:
- the LOC122026289 gene encoding probable LRR receptor-like serine/threonine-protein kinase At1g05700 yields MIFFLFYSSKMFFRLFLLLEIIAVAKVHSQPSTQGFISIDCGGSTNYTDTTTGIPYVTDDPFTDDGVNSQVASDYVSSSSQLTTLRSFPNATRSCYALKPVIKSKKYLLRGTFYYGNYDGQNRANTVKPLQFDLYFDANFWQTVSITDSSSYFWYEVLAVAMADSVSVCLVNTGSGTPFISVLEFRPLPDVMYPALNATQFLINNMWLNVGPPQNFTFVRYPEDPYDRIWTPWAHPPAELSEITTDASIVSSDLFQPPSIVMQSAATPSGNSTVIDFSWDSFGSGPSVNGQYVNLFFSEFMPNTTRSFNIYLNDHIWYSNCTPPYLLAIIIYSTGPNTPSEQYNWAINSSGLSDLPPILNAAEVFTAMQFNPLVTSSDDADAINAIKGLYRVKRSWIGDPCVPQQYPWDGVNCSYGTNPARIISINLSSSALSGSISSSFAMFAAIKFLDLSYNNLTGPIPDALGALSSLQILNLTGNNLTGTIPSSLLQKQNLVFSHGGNPNLCPGGTSCGGEKKNHSSVAIIAIICVVSVVLLIVAIFIAWTVIKRRASSRTTYLEQNVVQPMKENNAQESPLPIQNRVFTYKELEIVTNNFKKQLGKGGFGPVFHGYLQNNVQVAVKMLSQSSSQGMKEFHAETQNLTRIHHKNLVSLIGYCMEGDKLALVYEYMPQGTLQDHLTGKFHSEATYSWARRLNIAIGAAQGLEYLHTACNPPLIHRDVKSSNILLSESLEAKVADFGLSKSFNMDNRTHIPNASAVVGTPGYIDPEYSSSNQISEKSDVYSFGVIILELITGRPPIVRAMNSNAISLVQWVRQRLAKEDIENIVDRNLRMGHDINSIWKAVDLALQCTELDHHERPTMARVVKELNESLELECAYSGGFTTGKCQSIDTISAAFEVEPPPFFAPGAR; encoded by the exons TTCATCAGCATCGACTGCGGCGGCTCCACGAACTACACCGACACCACCACCGGCATACCGTATGTCACCGACGACCCGTTCACCGACGACGGCGTCAACTCCCAAGTCGCCTCCGACTACGTCAGCTCGTCCTCGCAACTGACAACCCTTCGGAGCTTCCCCAACGCCACCCGGAGCTGCTACGCCCTGAAACCGGTGATTAAGTCCAAGAAGTACTTGCTTAGGGGCACCTTCTACTACGGGAACTACGACGGCCAGAACAGAGCCAACACCGTGAAGCCCCTGCAGTTCGATCTCTACTTCGATGCTAATTTCTGGCAGACGGTGAGCATCACGGATTCGAGTAGCTATTTCTGGTACGAGGTTCTCGCGGTGGCGATGGCCGACTCTGTTTCGGTTTGTTTGGTGAACACGGGATCGGGAACGCCGTTCATCTCGGTGCTCGAGTTCCGGCCGCTTCCTGACGTCATGTATCCGGCTCTCAACGCCACGCAATTTCTAATCAATAACATGTGGCTTAACGTCGGACCTCCACaaaattttacatttgtaag GTACCCGGAAGATCCCTATGATCGGATTTGGACACCATGGGCGCATCCCCCTGCTGAGTTATCCGAGATCACCACCGATGCATCCATCGTCAGCAGCGATCTTTTCCAGCCGCCGTCAATCGTCATGCAGAGTGCCGCCACTCCTTCTGGGAACTCCACTGTCATTGACTTCTCGTGGGACTCCTTCGGCTCCGGACCTAGCGTAAACGGCCAGTACGTCAACCTCTTCTTCTCAGAGTTCATGCCCAACACCACGAGGTCGTTTAACATTTATCTCAATGACCACATCTGGTACTCCAACTGCACTCCGCCCTACCTTTTAGCAATCATTATTTATAGCACCGGTCCCAATACCCCAAGTGAGCAATACAACTGGGCTATCAACTCCTCGGGCCTCTCCGACCTTCCTCCGATCCTCAACGCTGCGGAGGTTTTCACGGCGATGCAATTCAATCCGCTTGTGACAAGCTCCGACGATG CGGATGCCATCAATGCCATCAAGGGACTATATCGGGTTAAGAGAAGTTGGATAGGTGACCCATGTGTTCCCCAACAGTACCCATGGGATGGAGTGAATTGTAGCTACGGAACAAATCCAGCCAGGATCATATCAAt AAATCTATCTTCAAGTGCATTGTCCGGTTCTATATCCTCCTCGTTTGCCATGTTTGCAGCGATCAAGTTCCT GGACTTATCTTACAACAACCTAACGGGACCAATACCTGATGCTTTAGGAGCATTGTCATCTCTCCAAATCCT AAATTTGACAGGCAACAATCTTACCGGAACAATCCCAAGTTCCCTTCTTCAAAAACAAAATCTGGTGTTCAG TCATGGAGGCAATCCAAATCTTTGTCCCGGGGGAACTTCATGTGGAGGAGAAAAGAAGAATCATTCAAGTGTTGCTATTATTGCGATTATATGTGTTGTTTCTGTGGTTTTACTTATTGTGGCCATATTCATAGCATGGACAGTGATAAAAAGACGAG CATCAAGTAGAACTACCTACCTAGAGCAGAATGTTGTACAACCGATGAAAGAAAATAATGCTCAAGAAAGTCCTTTGCCAATTCAGAATCGTGTGTTTACGTACAAGGAGTTGGAGATAGTAACTAATAACTTTAAAAAGCAGCTTGGTAAAGGCGGATTTGGTCCCGTCTTCCATGGGTACTTGCAAAACAATGTTCAAGTAGCTGTCAAGATGCTATCTCAATCATCTTCACAAGGAATGAAAGAGTTTCATGCTGAG ACTCAAAACTTGACAAGGATTCATCACAAGAATCTTGTTTCTTTGATTGGCTACTGCATGGAGGGGGATAAGTTGGCACTTGTATATGAGTACATGCCACAAGGAACCCTACAAGATCATCTTACAG GTAAATTTCATAGTGAAGCTACTTACAGTTGGGCGCGACGTCTTAACATTGCAATTGGAGCTGCACAAG GATTGGAGTATTTACACACTGCATGCAACCCACCACTCATCCATAGAGATGTGAAGAGTTCAAATATCCTATTGAGTGAAAGTCTAGAGGCCAAAGTAGCAGACTTCGGACTGTCAAAGTCTTTCAACATGGACAACCGTACTCATATACCCAATGCATCTGCAGTGGTTGGTACACCTGGCTATATTGATCCAGA GTACTCTTCGTCTAACCAAATCAGCGAGAAGAGTGATGTCTATAGTTTCGGAGTGATTATCCTTGAGTTGATTACAGGCCGACCTCCTATTGTGCGAGCTATGAATTCTAATGCTATCAGTTTAGTTCAATGGGTACGCCAAAGGCTTGCCAAAGAGGACATTGAGAACATTGTCGATAGAAATCTGAGAATGGGGCACGACATAAATTCCATTTGGAAGGCTGTTGATCTTGCATTGCAATGCACAGAGCTTGACCACCATGAGAGGCCAACTATGGCTCGTGTTGTGAAGGAGCTGAATGAGAGTTTGGAATTAGAATGTGCTTATTCTGGAGGCTTTACAACTGGAAAATGTCAGAGTATTGATACAATAAGTGCTGCTTTTGAAGTCGAACCACCACCGTTCTTTGCTCCAGGAGCGAGATAA